A stretch of Aedes aegypti strain LVP_AGWG chromosome 2, AaegL5.0 Primary Assembly, whole genome shotgun sequence DNA encodes these proteins:
- the LOC23687462 gene encoding uncharacterized protein LOC23687462, producing MDPLLSHKQQKAADIRDAIREYHAARNPWGPDHRAHAVFLGVQRNNARRGFDDEDDDDEKGWCWYLGWLLILTIACVAVWYTWMRAVSSAQKLAIDFPAMGSIGGTQCHGSPGNSTFIQVANCTLIESVSFAKGLGLVLQSSYDD from the coding sequence ATGGATCCGTTACTGTCACACAAACAGCAGAAGGCAGCGGACATTCGGGATGCCATACGGGAGTATCACGCCGCACGTAATCCATGGGGTCCGGACCATCGGGCACATGCCGTGTTCCTGGGAGTCCAGCGGAACAACGCCAGACGAGGTTTCGATGACGAAGACGACGATGACGAAAAAGGGTGGTGCTGGTATTTGGGGTGGTTGCTGATATTGACGATCGCCTGTGTAGCGGTTTGGTACACCTGGATGAGAGCTGTTAGCAGTGCACAAAAGTTGGCCATCGATTTTCCTGCAATGGGGTCCATCGGAGGAACGCAATGTCACGGATCGCCCGGAAATTCTACGTTCATTCAAGTGGCCAACTGCACGCTCATCGAATCGGTATCGTTTGCAAAAGGGCTTGGTCTAGTGCTTCAGAGCAGCTACGACGATTGA